A window of Erpetoichthys calabaricus chromosome 12, fErpCal1.3, whole genome shotgun sequence contains these coding sequences:
- the tbx22 gene encoding T-box transcription factor TBX22, producing the protein MALSSRAHAFSVESLVGKSPKRKGDHTEKEKIMNEASGLLCEKKTDRSAAATESGKKRKSDTGMCKAVCSDSEKDVQVELQGLDLWKRFHEIGTEMIITKAGRRMFPSVRVKVKDLDPFKQYYIAMDIIPVDSKRYRYVYHSSQWMVAGNTDHSCITPRLYIHPDSPCSGETWMRQVISFDRVKLTNNEMDDKGHIILQSMHKYKPRVHVIVHSAKLDLAQIHSLPDEGVKTFIFKETEFTTVTAYQNQQITKLKIDRNPFAKGFRDPGRNRGVLDGILETYPWRSPLSLDLKHFGLEAQGRGTSSPLSCGTPPSISGLPSSPCSFGLPCSNTSLHSLTIPLSYKLYSPSLGGSHPFSPADHDRLQESGSVGVQVLADFPFLESFSIPQLRDKKKGVDCKGPCIQELPGPTQHLYLRWMHEAGSAGLPASQLRQDSCSLLPHYSLCNYDLSMASRLSSMTRHFKLAEAMPLTPREGQLCHKLWNSPTYHLL; encoded by the exons ATGGCTTTGAGCTCCCGGGCTCACGCGTTCTCCGTTGAATCTCTAGTGGGTAAAAGTCCAAAGAGgaagggtgaccacacagaaaaagaaaaaatcatgaacGAAGCTTCGGGATTACTGTGTGAAAAGAAAACGGACAGGAGCGCAGCAGCAACTGAATCTG gaaagaaaaggaaaagtgatACAGGGATGTGCAAAGCTGTTTGCTCTGACTCTGAGAAGGATGTCCAAGTTGAACTGCAAGGACTGGACCTATGGAAGAGGTTTCATGAGATTGGAACAGAAATGATCATCACTAAGGCTGGCAG GAGAATGTTTCCTTCAGTAAGGGTGAAAGTGAAAGATCTGGATCCCTTTAAGCAGTACTACATCGCCATGGATATCATCCCTGTAGACTCCAAGAGATATAG GTATGTTTACCACAGCTCCCAATGGATGGTGGCGGGGAACACTGATCATTCATGTATAACACCCAGATTATACATCCACCCTGACTCGCCCTGCTCTGGGGAGACATGGATGAGGCAGGTTATCAGTTTTGATCGAGTCAAACTCACCAACAATGAGATGGACGACAAAGGTCAT ATAATTCTCCAGTCCATGCATAAGTACAAGCCGCGGGTGCATGTGATAGTGCACAGCGCAAAACTGGATTTGGCACAAATTCATTCACTTCCAGATGAAGGTGTAAAGACGTTTATCTTCAAAGAAACCGAATTCACTACAGTCACGGCTTACCAAAACCAGCAG ATTACAAAGCTTAAAATTGACAGAAACCCTTTTGCTAAAGGATTCAGAGATCCTGGAAGAAACcg GGGTGTTTTAGATGGGATTTTGGAAACCTACCCTTGGAGAAGCCCTCTTAGTCTTGACTTGAAGCACTTTGGCTTGGAGGCCCAAG GTAGGGGGACATCATCACCTCTGAGCTGTGGGACCCCACCTTCTATAAGTGGCCTGCCTTCATCACCCTGTTCATTTGGCTTGCCTTGTTCAAACACATCCTTGCACAGCCTCACCATACCTCTTTCCTACAAGTTGTACTCTCCAAGCCTGGGTGGAAGTCACCCGTTCAGTCCAGCTGACCATGATAGACTGCAGGAGAGTGGCTCTGTGGGGGTACAAGTGCTTGCTGACTTTCCTTTTCTGGAATCCTTCAGTATTCCTCAGTTGAGAGATAAAAAGAAGGGAGTGGACTGTAAGGGCCCATGCATTCAGGAGCTGCCAGGTCCAACACAGCATCTTTATTTACGCTGGATGCATGAGGCTGGCAGTGCTGGGCTCCCAGCATCGCAGCTCCGACAGGACTCTTGTTCTCTTCTGCCCCATTACAGTTTGTGTAACTATGATCTATCAATGGCATCAAGACTGTCTAGTATGACGCGGCATTTCAAGCTTGCTGAAGCCATGCCACTGACACCTAGAGAGGGACAACTGTGTCATAAACTTTGGAATTCGCCCACTTATCATTTACTTTGA